From the genome of Solidesulfovibrio carbinolicus, one region includes:
- the pth gene encoding aminoacyl-tRNA hydrolase has protein sequence MAVSAIIVGLGNPGPRYAATRHNFGFMVLDALMERARQLGGAPKATLTGRKDLEAATVSLPVLPGGAFAQFACVKPLTFMNLSGRAVRAALDFYKLAPTDVFVLHDELDLPLGRMRLKRGGGNAGHNGLKSINQELGSPEFVRLRLGIGRPEGRDVAGYVLETFRADETPVVRKVTAAAVDGIMAFYEDGLETAQRRVGGFDAVPPPPPQP, from the coding sequence ATGGCCGTTTCCGCCATCATCGTGGGCCTGGGCAATCCCGGGCCGAGATACGCCGCCACCCGACACAATTTCGGATTCATGGTCCTGGACGCCCTCATGGAGCGCGCCCGGCAGCTTGGCGGCGCGCCCAAGGCGACGCTGACCGGCCGCAAGGATCTCGAAGCCGCCACCGTCTCGTTGCCGGTGCTGCCTGGCGGGGCCTTTGCCCAGTTCGCCTGCGTCAAGCCGCTCACGTTCATGAATTTAAGCGGCCGGGCCGTGCGGGCCGCCCTGGATTTCTACAAACTGGCCCCCACCGATGTCTTTGTCCTGCACGACGAGCTTGATCTGCCCTTGGGGCGCATGCGCCTCAAGCGCGGCGGCGGCAACGCCGGCCACAATGGGCTCAAGTCCATCAACCAGGAACTGGGCAGTCCGGAGTTCGTACGCCTGCGCCTGGGCATCGGCCGTCCCGAGGGCCGCGATGTGGCCGGGTATGTGCTCGAAACTTTTCGCGCAGATGAAACGCCCGTGGTGCGCAAGGTCACGGCCGCGGCCGTGGACGGGATCATGGCCTTTTACGAGGACGGGCTGGAAACGGCCCAGCGCCGCGTGGGCGGCTTTGACGCCGTCCCCCCGCCGCCGC